One genomic segment of Arcobacter porcinus includes these proteins:
- the coaBC gene encoding bifunctional phosphopantothenoylcysteine decarboxylase/phosphopantothenate--cysteine ligase CoaBC: MILKGKNILLGVTGSIAIYKSLELVRLYIKAGANVKVLMSEASKKFITPLTFEVISQNRALDETTENWEKNQNYNHIDITKWADIFVLAPLSANSINKIANGIADNLLLQTVLACKKPIVLAPAANTNMIENSITKESLKKLNSLGFKIVDTQTKELACKDIGNGAMAEPIDVFHQTARELLKSEYWENRDAVISGGGTLEKIDEVRYISNFSSGKMASSMAMALYYKGANVKLVSTRGYENIAKNIELRVVESSKEMLDSLLYFMENANLYKKPYLFKAAAVSDYIPKKTYEGKLKKESLGDSFSLELVQNIDILNTLPKNYFYSIGFKAEMDKENAQKNAQNMLIKKSLDAVCLNILENSDSFGTSNNKIELIGKNFEKSFNGDKLNLSLEILDFFEKEYK, encoded by the coding sequence ATGATTTTAAAAGGTAAAAATATACTTCTAGGAGTTACAGGTTCTATTGCAATTTATAAGAGTTTAGAGCTTGTAAGACTATATATAAAAGCTGGAGCAAATGTAAAAGTTCTTATGAGTGAAGCTTCAAAGAAGTTTATTACACCTTTAACTTTTGAGGTAATATCTCAAAACAGAGCGCTAGATGAAACAACAGAAAACTGGGAAAAAAATCAAAACTATAATCATATAGATATTACAAAATGGGCAGATATATTTGTACTTGCACCACTTAGTGCAAATAGCATCAATAAAATTGCAAATGGAATTGCAGATAATTTACTTTTACAAACAGTTCTTGCTTGTAAAAAACCAATTGTTTTGGCTCCTGCTGCAAATACAAATATGATAGAAAATAGTATTACAAAAGAGAGTTTAAAAAAATTAAATTCACTTGGATTTAAAATTGTTGATACACAAACTAAAGAGTTAGCTTGTAAAGATATTGGAAATGGTGCTATGGCTGAACCAATAGATGTTTTTCATCAAACTGCAAGAGAATTATTAAAAAGTGAATATTGGGAAAATAGAGATGCTGTAATAAGTGGTGGTGGAACATTAGAAAAAATTGATGAGGTAAGATATATTTCAAACTTTTCAAGTGGGAAAATGGCATCATCTATGGCAATGGCACTTTATTATAAAGGTGCAAATGTAAAGCTTGTAAGTACAAGAGGATATGAAAATATTGCTAAAAACATAGAATTAAGAGTTGTAGAGAGTTCTAAAGAGATGTTAGATAGTTTACTTTATTTTATGGAAAATGCGAATTTATATAAAAAACCATATCTCTTTAAAGCAGCAGCTGTTAGTGATTATATTCCTAAAAAAACATATGAAGGAAAACTAAAAAAAGAGAGTTTAGGAGATAGTTTTTCCCTAGAATTAGTTCAAAATATAGATATATTGAATACTCTTCCAAAAAACTATTTTTATAGTATTGGATTCAAAGCAGAAATGGATAAAGAAAATGCACAAAAGAATGCACAAAATATGCTTATAAAAAAATCATTAGATGCTGTTTGCCTTAATATCTTAGAAAACTCTGATAGTTTTGGAACATCAAATAATAAAATAGAATTAATAGGAAAAAACTTTGAGAAAAGCTTTAATGGAGATAAATTAAATTTATCTTTAGAAATTTTAGATTTTTTTGAAAAAGAGTATAAATAA
- a CDS encoding prepilin peptidase, translated as MENILLAIFCINLLILVVYDFKYKAVPDYLLLISLILAFFITNENLIEAIKTAFIISGAFVLLNFLATFYIQNIKSRIFKDESLKTQTALGEGDVILLASFGVILGLTSTVILVFLAAIFAIFLYIYQVKRGGNREIPFIPPLAIAFFITHFSDILTLFKDYI; from the coding sequence ATGGAAAATATTTTATTGGCAATTTTTTGTATAAATTTATTGATTCTAGTTGTTTATGATTTTAAGTATAAAGCAGTTCCTGATTATCTTTTATTAATATCATTAATTTTGGCATTTTTCATAACAAATGAGAATTTAATAGAAGCTATTAAAACAGCATTTATAATAAGTGGTGCATTTGTACTTCTTAATTTTTTGGCAACTTTTTATATACAAAATATAAAATCAAGAATCTTTAAAGATGAGAGTTTAAAAACTCAAACAGCTTTGGGAGAAGGAGATGTTATCTTATTAGCATCTTTTGGAGTTATTTTAGGTCTTACATCTACTGTAATTTTAGTATTCTTAGCAGCAATATTTGCAATATTCTTATATATATACCAAGTAAAAAGAGGTGGAAATAGAGAAATTCCTTTTATTCCTCCTTTAGCAATAGCATTTTTTATAACACATTTTTCTGATATTTTAACGCTTTTTAAGGATTATATTTGA
- a CDS encoding di-trans,poly-cis-decaprenylcistransferase, with product MEQTSNNSLNHIAIIMDGNGRWAKNKGLNRTAGHEEGAKVVREITTYCAKIGIKYLTLYAFSTENWARPKLEIEYLMKLLDKYLKNELKTLMENSIRFKAIGDLSKFSKALQKTIKDVEEKTADNKNLTQVLALNYGSKDEIIRAIKKLTEQNLEINEKNFEACLDTAEIGNVDLLIRTSGEIRLSNYLLWQNAYAEMFFTSTLWPDFNSKELENIIEEFYNRQRRFGGV from the coding sequence ATGGAGCAAACTTCTAATAATTCCTTAAATCATATTGCAATAATAATGGATGGAAATGGAAGATGGGCGAAAAATAAGGGATTAAATAGAACAGCAGGTCATGAAGAGGGTGCAAAAGTTGTAAGAGAAATCACAACTTATTGTGCAAAAATAGGTATTAAATATTTAACTTTGTATGCTTTTTCTACTGAAAACTGGGCAAGACCAAAACTTGAAATAGAGTATCTTATGAAACTTCTTGATAAATATCTAAAAAATGAGTTAAAAACTTTGATGGAAAATAGTATTAGATTTAAAGCAATTGGAGATTTAAGTAAATTTTCTAAAGCTTTACAAAAAACTATAAAAGATGTAGAAGAGAAAACGGCAGATAATAAAAACTTAACTCAAGTTTTAGCACTGAATTATGGTTCAAAAGATGAGATTATTAGAGCTATAAAGAAATTAACTGAGCAAAATCTTGAAATAAATGAGAAAAACTTCGAAGCTTGTCTTGATACAGCAGAGATAGGAAATGTTGACTTACTTATAAGAACAAGTGGAGAAATAAGGCTTTCAAACTATTTATTGTGGCAAAATGCGTATGCAGAGATGTTTTTTACATCTACACTTTGGCCAGATTTTAACTCAAAAGAGTTAGAAAATATTATTGAAGAGTTTTATAATAGACAAAGAAGATTTGGAGGAGTTTGA